A DNA window from Streptomyces sp. B21-083 contains the following coding sequences:
- a CDS encoding FAD-binding oxidoreductase, whose translation MASPSKAGTALSALREDLTGDVLAPGDPGYDDARTVFNAMIDKRPAVIAQCVDEADVTRSVRFARDLDLPIAVRGGGHSVAGMGLNDAGLVIDLRRMDEVTVYRAAQSVRVQGGALMSHLDRATQPYGLSTTGGRVSTTGVAGFVLGGGSGWLDRTYGLAVDNLIGVDLVTADGTAVHASAEQNPELFWALHGGGGNFGVATSLTLRLHEMPAFSVALLLYLPEFGPEVIRTYRDVIEAGPVEASGGAIYLTAPPEEFVPPHLVGHLLCGALLTYTGAEDDMRKLAEPLLSLPHEVEIVTAIPYADFQCMLDDPPDMRNYWSAEYLTGAPDEFVDAFCALGDAVPVPTGTQSALFPLGGAIADGPSEYPVPYRDAQWAVHPFGCWEDPADDERCVQWVHDVRSRVRPWSTGAVYLNFIGDEGAERVIAGLGAENTRRLASVKRQYDPDNVFRFNHNIVPA comes from the coding sequence ATGGCTTCCCCCTCAAAGGCGGGCACAGCCCTCTCCGCGCTCCGCGAAGACCTCACCGGCGACGTACTCGCCCCGGGCGACCCCGGATACGACGACGCCCGCACCGTCTTCAACGCCATGATCGACAAACGCCCCGCAGTGATCGCGCAGTGCGTGGACGAGGCCGACGTGACCCGTTCCGTGCGCTTCGCCCGCGATCTGGACCTGCCGATCGCGGTGCGCGGCGGCGGCCACAGTGTGGCGGGCATGGGCCTGAACGACGCGGGTCTGGTGATCGACCTGCGCCGGATGGACGAGGTGACCGTCTACCGCGCGGCGCAGTCGGTACGGGTCCAGGGCGGGGCGCTGATGAGCCACCTGGACCGGGCGACCCAGCCGTACGGGCTGTCGACCACCGGCGGCCGGGTCTCCACGACCGGCGTCGCCGGCTTCGTGCTCGGCGGCGGCAGCGGCTGGCTCGACCGGACGTACGGCCTCGCCGTCGACAACCTCATCGGGGTCGACCTGGTCACCGCCGACGGCACCGCGGTCCACGCGAGCGCCGAGCAGAACCCGGAGTTGTTCTGGGCGCTGCACGGTGGCGGCGGAAACTTCGGGGTCGCCACCTCGCTCACCCTGAGACTGCACGAGATGCCCGCCTTCTCCGTCGCGCTGCTGCTCTACCTCCCCGAGTTCGGCCCCGAGGTCATCCGCACCTACCGCGACGTGATCGAGGCCGGCCCGGTCGAGGCGAGCGGCGGGGCCATTTATCTCACCGCCCCGCCCGAGGAGTTCGTCCCACCGCATCTGGTCGGACATCTGCTGTGCGGCGCACTGCTGACGTACACGGGTGCCGAGGACGACATGCGCAAGCTCGCAGAGCCGCTGCTCTCGCTGCCGCACGAGGTGGAGATCGTCACCGCGATCCCGTACGCCGACTTCCAGTGCATGCTCGACGACCCGCCCGACATGCGGAACTACTGGTCGGCCGAGTACCTGACGGGCGCGCCCGACGAGTTCGTGGACGCCTTCTGCGCTCTCGGGGACGCCGTTCCCGTGCCGACCGGCACGCAGAGCGCGCTGTTCCCGCTCGGCGGGGCCATCGCCGACGGCCCGTCCGAGTACCCGGTCCCCTACCGGGACGCCCAGTGGGCCGTGCACCCCTTCGGCTGCTGGGAGGATCCGGCGGACGACGAGCGCTGCGTCCAGTGGGTCCACGACGTCCGTAGCCGCGTCCGCCCGTGGAGCACCGGCGCGGTCTATCTCAACTTCATCGGCGACGAGGGCGCGGAGCGCGTGATCGCGGGCCTGGGCGCCGAGAACACGCGCCGGCTGGCGTCGGTGAAGCGCCAGTACGACCCGGACAACGTGTTCCGCTTCAACCACAACATCGTTCCGGCGTAG
- a CDS encoding NAD kinase: MTQTRDRTVFLLAHTGRPAAIRSAELVVEGLVRSGLGVRVLAAEAADLPLPPEVELIEEATAQCLDGCELLIVLGGDGTLLRGAEFARASGVPMLGVNLGSVGFLAEAERDDLDKVVDRVVTKAYEVEERMTIDVVVSQNSNIVHTDWALNEAAVQKVSAEKLLEVVLEIDGRPVTGFGCDGICLSTPTGSTAYAFSAGGPVVWPEVEALLMVPISAHALFAKPLVTSPDSVLAVEVLPHIPPGVLWCDGRRTVELPPGARVEVRRGAVPVRLARLHHASFTDRLVAKFALPVSGWRGAPH, from the coding sequence TTGACTCAGACCCGAGATCGTACTGTTTTCCTGCTCGCCCACACCGGGCGGCCGGCCGCGATCAGAAGCGCCGAACTCGTGGTCGAGGGCTTGGTGCGCTCCGGACTCGGAGTGCGGGTCCTCGCGGCCGAGGCGGCCGACCTGCCGCTGCCGCCCGAGGTGGAGCTGATCGAGGAGGCCACCGCACAGTGCCTCGACGGCTGCGAGCTGCTCATCGTGCTGGGCGGCGACGGCACGCTGCTGCGCGGCGCCGAGTTCGCCCGGGCGTCCGGGGTGCCGATGCTCGGCGTCAACCTCGGTAGCGTCGGCTTCCTCGCCGAGGCCGAGCGCGACGACCTCGACAAAGTGGTCGACCGGGTGGTGACAAAGGCGTACGAGGTCGAGGAACGGATGACCATCGACGTCGTCGTGAGCCAGAACAGCAACATCGTGCACACCGACTGGGCGCTGAACGAGGCGGCCGTGCAGAAGGTGTCCGCGGAGAAGCTTCTCGAGGTCGTCCTGGAGATCGACGGTCGGCCGGTGACCGGGTTCGGGTGTGACGGCATCTGCCTGTCGACGCCCACCGGGTCGACCGCGTATGCCTTCTCCGCGGGTGGGCCTGTGGTGTGGCCCGAGGTGGAGGCACTGCTGATGGTGCCGATCAGTGCGCACGCGCTGTTCGCGAAGCCGTTGGTGACGTCGCCGGATTCTGTGCTGGCTGTGGAGGTTCTGCCTCATATTCCGCCGGGTGTGCTGTGGTGTGACGGGCGGCGGACTGTCGAGTTGCCGCCCGGGGCGCGGGTGGAGGTTCGGCGGGGGGCTGTGCCGGTTCGGTTGGCCCGGCTGCATCATGCTTCGTTCACCGATCGGCTGGTCGCCAAGTTCGCGTTGCCTGTTTCCGGGTGGCGGGGGGCGCCTCACTGA
- a CDS encoding FecCD family ABC transporter permease, producing the protein MKSNLVRPGRGGAGAGRFVRVPGGLSVRLDVRALVVVVALLLAALTASVVLIGTGDFPIPAGDVLRTLLGDGNAGQEFIVNQLRLPRVLVGLLVGASLGLGGALFQAISRNPLGSPDVLGLSQGSTAGALVVIVLFSGSAAQVTAGALVGGLVTGLAIYLLAWKQGVHGYRLVLVGIGVSAVVTAVNGYLITKADLVDAARAVVWMTGSLNGRGWDQVWPLLWLCAVLVPVALANARGLRMTEMGDDVSYALGVRVERVRLVLMLAAVLLTAAATAAAGPVGFVALTAPQLARRLTRSPGPNLVASMCMGATLLIVADWASQRLFGADQLPVGVVTGVLGGVYLLWLLVTERKAGRI; encoded by the coding sequence GTGAAGAGCAACCTTGTCCGGCCCGGCCGGGGAGGCGCCGGCGCAGGACGTTTCGTACGGGTACCGGGGGGCCTTTCCGTCCGCCTCGACGTGCGTGCGCTGGTCGTCGTCGTGGCGCTGCTGCTGGCCGCGCTCACCGCGAGCGTGGTGCTGATCGGTACCGGCGACTTCCCGATCCCGGCCGGCGACGTCCTCAGGACGCTGCTGGGCGACGGGAACGCCGGCCAGGAGTTCATCGTCAACCAACTGCGGCTGCCCCGGGTGCTGGTCGGGCTGCTGGTCGGGGCCTCGCTCGGGCTGGGCGGTGCCCTGTTCCAGGCCATCTCCCGCAATCCGCTGGGCAGTCCGGACGTACTCGGTCTCAGTCAGGGCTCGACAGCGGGTGCGCTGGTCGTGATCGTGCTGTTCTCGGGGAGCGCTGCCCAGGTCACCGCCGGGGCGCTCGTGGGCGGGCTGGTGACCGGGCTCGCCATCTATCTGCTGGCCTGGAAGCAGGGCGTGCACGGCTACCGGCTGGTGCTCGTCGGCATCGGGGTCTCCGCGGTCGTCACGGCGGTCAACGGCTACCTGATCACCAAGGCCGACCTCGTCGACGCGGCCCGCGCGGTGGTGTGGATGACCGGCTCCCTCAACGGGCGTGGCTGGGACCAGGTCTGGCCGCTGCTGTGGCTGTGCGCGGTCCTCGTACCCGTGGCGCTCGCGAACGCGCGCGGGCTGCGGATGACGGAGATGGGCGACGACGTGTCGTACGCCCTCGGAGTGCGCGTCGAGCGCGTACGACTGGTGCTGATGCTGGCCGCCGTGCTGCTCACCGCGGCCGCCACGGCCGCCGCCGGTCCCGTGGGCTTCGTGGCGCTGACCGCGCCGCAGCTCGCCCGGCGGCTGACCCGCTCGCCCGGCCCCAACCTGGTGGCGTCCATGTGTATGGGCGCCACCCTGCTGATCGTGGCCGACTGGGCCTCGCAGCGGCTCTTCGGCGCCGACCAGCTGCCCGTGGGGGTGGTGACCGGTGTGCTCGGCGGGGTGTACCTGCTGTGGCTGCTGGTCACCGAGCGGAAGGCGGGCCGGATATGA
- the recN gene encoding DNA repair protein RecN, whose amino-acid sequence MVVFVLEEMRIRSLGVIDDAVVELSPGFTAVTGETGAGKTMVVTSLGLLLGGRADAALVRIGAKNAVVEGRITVPPGGAAVVRAEEAGAELDDGALLISRTVSAEGRSRAHLGGRSVPVGVLAELADELVAVHGQTDQQGLLKLSRQRAALDRYAGDAVAAPLAKYGEAYRRLRAVANELDEITTRARERAQEADMLRYGLDEIAAVEPRAGEDAELSEEAERLGHAEALASAATVAHAGLAGNPEDPEGIDAATLVAGAHRALEAVRSHDSALAALADRIGEVGILLGDVAGELAGYADDLDADPLRLAAVEERRAALTALTRKYGSDVAGVLAWAEEGSARLLELDGDDERIGELTVERDVLRGELGGMAQALTDARTEAAARFAAAVTAELASLAMPHARVSFDIRQTEDPEGVEVDGRTVAYGPSGADEVELLLAPHPGAPARPIAKGASGGELSRVMLAVEVVFAGTDPVPTYLFDEVDAGVGGKAAVEIGRRLAKLAKSAQVVVVTHLPQVAAFADRQLLVEKTNDGSVTRSGVKVLEGEDRVRELSRMLAGQEDSETARAHAEELLAAARADG is encoded by the coding sequence ATGGTCGTGTTCGTGTTGGAGGAGATGCGGATACGGTCGCTCGGCGTGATCGACGACGCGGTCGTCGAGTTGTCGCCCGGCTTTACCGCCGTGACCGGTGAGACCGGTGCGGGAAAGACCATGGTCGTGACCAGCCTGGGGCTTTTGCTCGGTGGGCGGGCTGACGCGGCGTTGGTGCGGATCGGGGCCAAGAACGCGGTCGTGGAGGGGCGGATCACCGTGCCCCCGGGCGGGGCGGCCGTCGTACGGGCCGAGGAGGCCGGTGCCGAGCTGGACGACGGGGCGCTGCTCATCAGCCGTACCGTTTCCGCCGAGGGGCGCTCCCGGGCGCATCTGGGCGGCCGGTCGGTGCCCGTGGGGGTGCTGGCCGAGCTGGCCGACGAGCTGGTGGCCGTGCACGGGCAGACCGACCAGCAGGGGCTGCTCAAGCTGTCCCGGCAGCGGGCGGCGCTCGACCGGTACGCGGGGGACGCGGTCGCCGCGCCACTCGCCAAGTACGGGGAGGCCTACCGGCGGCTGCGGGCCGTCGCCAACGAGCTGGACGAGATCACCACGCGCGCGCGTGAGCGGGCCCAGGAAGCCGACATGCTGCGGTACGGGCTCGACGAGATCGCCGCCGTGGAGCCACGGGCCGGTGAGGACGCCGAACTCTCCGAGGAAGCGGAGCGGCTCGGGCACGCGGAGGCGCTGGCCTCGGCCGCGACCGTCGCCCACGCCGGCCTCGCCGGCAACCCCGAGGACCCCGAGGGCATCGACGCCGCCACGCTTGTCGCGGGCGCCCACCGGGCCCTGGAGGCCGTACGGTCGCACGACTCGGCCCTGGCCGCGCTCGCCGACCGGATCGGCGAGGTCGGCATCCTCCTCGGGGACGTCGCCGGGGAGCTGGCGGGGTACGCCGACGACCTGGACGCCGATCCGCTGCGGCTGGCGGCCGTCGAGGAACGGCGGGCCGCGCTCACCGCGCTCACGCGGAAGTACGGCTCCGATGTCGCCGGTGTGCTGGCGTGGGCCGAGGAGGGCTCCGCGCGGCTGCTCGAACTCGACGGCGACGACGAGCGGATCGGTGAGCTGACCGTCGAGCGGGACGTGCTGCGCGGCGAACTGGGCGGGATGGCACAGGCGTTGACGGACGCGCGGACGGAGGCGGCCGCACGGTTCGCCGCCGCCGTGACCGCCGAGCTGGCCTCGCTGGCCATGCCCCACGCGCGCGTGTCGTTCGACATCCGGCAGACGGAGGACCCCGAGGGCGTCGAGGTCGACGGCCGCACGGTCGCCTACGGGCCGTCCGGCGCTGACGAGGTCGAGCTGCTCCTCGCACCCCATCCCGGGGCTCCCGCCCGGCCCATCGCCAAGGGAGCGTCCGGAGGTGAGCTGTCGCGCGTGATGCTGGCCGTTGAGGTCGTGTTCGCGGGGACCGACCCGGTGCCCACCTATCTGTTCGACGAGGTGGACGCCGGGGTGGGCGGCAAGGCGGCCGTGGAGATCGGGCGTCGCCTGGCCAAGCTGGCGAAGAGCGCGCAGGTCGTCGTCGTGACGCATCTGCCGCAGGTCGCCGCGTTCGCCGACCGGCAGCTGCTGGTGGAGAAGACCAACGACGGATCGGTGACCCGGTCCGGCGTGAAGGTGCTGGAGGGCGAGGACCGGGTACGGGAGCTGTCGCGGATGCTGGCAGGGCAGGAGGACTCGGAGACGGCGCGGGCGCATGCGGAGGAATTGCTGGCGGCGGCCCGGGCGGACGGCTGA
- a CDS encoding glycosyltransferase family 4 protein — protein MSLASSHSPHGQSPLRTVQVLGGGNAGSSAHVRSLAAGLVARGVRVIVCAPSDADSAYDFTGAGAEHVPIPRSSDPGSVAALRAACSNADLVHAHGLHASFRAALALSGRRTPLVVTWHNRAYAEGPRAQLLRVLERRVVKTAAVVLGTSSDLVDRARRRGARDVRLSAVALSAPRGAVGRDESDRSKTRAELGATDRPLLMSVGSLDRHRGYDVLLDAVHAWRGLDPAPLLVIAGEGPLRAELQGRIENEGLPVRLIGRRDDVSELLFAADLALLPSRWESRSVLAQQALHARVPLIATAVGGVPELVGDAAELVPYGDAVALGRAVVRLLGDPERRDLLRERGVRQIATWPTEDETVAQVLSVYDEFTQPRPLP, from the coding sequence GTGAGCCTCGCGAGCAGCCACTCACCGCACGGTCAGTCGCCGCTGCGCACCGTTCAGGTGCTCGGCGGCGGCAACGCCGGCAGCAGCGCGCACGTGCGTTCGCTGGCGGCGGGGCTCGTCGCGAGAGGCGTGCGGGTCATCGTGTGCGCCCCCTCCGACGCCGACAGCGCCTACGACTTCACGGGCGCCGGCGCGGAACACGTGCCCATCCCGCGCAGCAGCGATCCCGGCTCGGTGGCGGCGCTGCGCGCGGCCTGTTCGAACGCCGACCTGGTGCACGCGCACGGGCTGCACGCCTCCTTCCGGGCCGCCCTCGCGCTCAGCGGGCGGCGCACTCCGCTCGTCGTCACCTGGCACAACCGGGCGTACGCCGAGGGGCCGCGCGCCCAACTGCTGAGGGTGCTGGAGCGGCGGGTCGTGAAGACCGCCGCCGTCGTCCTGGGAACCTCCTCCGACCTCGTCGACCGGGCCCGGCGGCGCGGGGCCCGGGATGTCCGGCTGTCCGCCGTGGCGCTGTCCGCCCCGCGTGGGGCCGTCGGGCGGGACGAGTCCGACCGGTCCAAGACACGGGCCGAACTCGGCGCCACGGACCGTCCGTTGCTCATGTCCGTCGGCTCCCTCGACCGGCACCGGGGGTACGACGTCCTGCTGGACGCCGTACACGCGTGGCGTGGTCTCGATCCGGCGCCGCTCCTCGTGATCGCGGGGGAGGGGCCGCTGCGGGCCGAGTTGCAGGGCCGCATCGAGAACGAGGGGCTGCCCGTCCGGCTCATCGGGCGGCGCGACGACGTGAGCGAACTGCTGTTCGCCGCCGACCTCGCCCTGCTGCCCAGCCGTTGGGAGTCGCGCTCCGTTCTCGCACAGCAGGCTCTCCACGCGCGCGTGCCGCTGATCGCGACGGCCGTGGGAGGCGTTCCGGAGCTCGTCGGGGACGCGGCCGAACTCGTCCCCTACGGCGACGCGGTGGCGCTCGGCAGGGCTGTCGTACGGCTTCTCGGTGACCCTGAGCGCCGGGATCTCCTCCGGGAGCGGGGCGTCCGGCAGATCGCCACCTGGCCCACCGAGGACGAGACCGTCGCCCAAGTGCTCAGTGTCTACGACGAGTTCACGCAGCCCCGGCCGCTGCCCTGA
- a CDS encoding PucR family transcriptional regulator, protein MDSRTDSRFATRGAGITVQRALELPGLRSGLPEVLAGADRLRRTVRWVHAGEVPHIASLLKGGELLLTTGYGLGTRPAEQRAFVRTLAERDIAALVVELGPRFTRLPAALVETARATGLPLVQLHREVAFVAVTEEIHTEIVNGHYALLQRAEEIHRRCTEALLGGGGVPQVLGILADFSGNPVFLETADGQLLYAAGAGPEGADPLQVWEGLRTQPKDAPPPAGSALVDVPGGGPGTGSVRARLVLLPVLEPLALVHRMAAERAAGILAVVLMQARQEEELAARGRGDFLTDLAEGRVDAEAAPAQARVLGFRPGAGPLLPMVMRLGDTLTPGGGWAVLARAVTEELASVGVPVLLGVRPVEGRVPLLVGLRAESERPAVADRVATALRAGVERAGMQRPGAQPPVVVVGVAGGWAAASAGLRHAAETATAAQGLPDRPWYDARRLDIDLLLWRLRDHPDLAAFVERAIGPLRTHDHRSKPPLLPTLETYLAHAGRKAETARELHLNRQTLYNRLARIGELLGTDLDDPQTVLALSLALRARRHLP, encoded by the coding sequence ATGGACAGCCGTACGGACAGCCGTTTCGCGACCCGGGGCGCCGGCATCACCGTGCAGCGGGCGCTCGAACTGCCGGGGCTGCGCAGCGGGCTGCCGGAGGTCCTGGCGGGCGCCGACCGGCTGCGGCGGACCGTCCGGTGGGTGCACGCGGGCGAGGTCCCGCACATCGCCTCGCTGCTCAAGGGCGGCGAACTGCTCCTGACGACCGGCTACGGGCTCGGCACCCGTCCGGCCGAGCAGCGCGCGTTCGTCCGTACGCTCGCCGAGCGGGACATCGCGGCGCTCGTCGTGGAGCTGGGCCCGCGCTTCACCCGGCTGCCCGCGGCCCTCGTGGAGACGGCCCGCGCGACCGGTCTCCCGCTGGTCCAGCTGCACCGCGAGGTGGCGTTCGTGGCCGTCACCGAGGAGATCCACACCGAGATCGTCAACGGCCACTACGCACTGCTCCAGCGGGCCGAGGAGATCCACCGGCGCTGCACGGAGGCCCTGCTCGGCGGCGGCGGTGTCCCACAGGTCCTCGGCATCCTGGCGGACTTCAGCGGCAACCCGGTGTTCCTGGAGACGGCCGACGGCCAGCTCCTGTACGCCGCCGGAGCCGGCCCCGAGGGCGCCGACCCGCTCCAGGTGTGGGAGGGCCTGCGCACCCAGCCCAAGGACGCGCCGCCGCCCGCCGGTTCCGCTCTCGTCGACGTCCCCGGGGGCGGCCCCGGCACCGGGTCGGTCCGCGCACGGCTGGTCCTGCTTCCCGTCCTCGAACCCCTTGCCCTCGTGCACCGTATGGCCGCCGAACGGGCCGCGGGCATCCTGGCCGTCGTCCTGATGCAGGCCCGCCAGGAGGAGGAGCTGGCGGCGCGTGGCCGCGGCGACTTCCTCACCGACCTCGCCGAGGGCCGTGTCGACGCGGAGGCCGCGCCCGCGCAGGCCCGCGTTCTCGGCTTCCGGCCCGGCGCCGGGCCGTTGCTGCCCATGGTGATGCGGCTCGGCGACACACTCACCCCGGGCGGGGGCTGGGCGGTGCTGGCCCGCGCGGTCACCGAGGAGCTGGCGTCGGTCGGTGTGCCGGTACTGCTGGGCGTACGGCCGGTGGAGGGCCGGGTGCCGCTGCTGGTGGGCCTGCGCGCGGAGTCGGAGCGCCCGGCGGTCGCCGACCGGGTCGCGACGGCGCTGCGGGCGGGTGTGGAACGCGCGGGGATGCAGCGGCCTGGCGCCCAGCCGCCGGTCGTCGTGGTCGGGGTCGCCGGCGGCTGGGCGGCGGCCTCGGCGGGGCTGCGCCACGCGGCGGAGACGGCGACGGCGGCCCAGGGGCTGCCGGACCGCCCGTGGTACGACGCCCGCCGCCTGGACATCGACCTGTTGCTGTGGCGGCTGCGCGACCACCCGGACCTGGCGGCCTTCGTGGAGCGCGCGATCGGTCCGCTGCGCACCCACGACCACCGCTCCAAGCCGCCGTTGCTGCCCACCCTGGAGACGTATCTCGCCCATGCGGGCCGCAAGGCGGAGACGGCCCGAGAACTCCACCTCAACCGCCAGACCCTCTACAACCGCCTCGCACGGATCGGGGAGTTGCTGGGCACCGACCTGGACGACCCGCAGACCGTACTGGCGTTGAGTTTGGCGCTACGGGCCCGCAGACACCTGCCCTGA
- a CDS encoding TlyA family RNA methyltransferase, translating into MAGVARHRLDAELVRRKLARSREHASQLIAAGRVTVGKTVATKPATQVETAAAIVVVTDDDDPEYVSRGGHKLAGALEVFVPQGLKVGGRRALDAGASTGGFTDVLLRAGAAHVVAVDVGYGQLAWSLQSDERVTVKDRTNVRELTLEAIDGEPVDLVVGDLSFIPLGLVLPALARCAAPDADLVMMVKPQFEVGKERLGSGGVVRSPELRAEAVRGVATRAGQLGLGVRGVTASPLPGPKGNVEYFLWLRAGAPELDPADVDRAVAEGPR; encoded by the coding sequence GTGGCAGGAGTGGCACGCCACCGCCTTGACGCCGAGCTGGTGCGTCGGAAGCTCGCCCGCTCGCGCGAGCACGCGAGCCAGCTGATCGCCGCCGGGCGGGTCACCGTCGGCAAGACCGTCGCGACGAAGCCCGCCACCCAGGTGGAGACCGCCGCCGCGATCGTCGTCGTGACCGACGACGACGATCCCGAGTACGTCTCCCGGGGCGGCCACAAGCTCGCCGGCGCCCTGGAGGTCTTCGTCCCGCAGGGACTGAAGGTCGGCGGCCGGCGGGCGCTGGACGCGGGCGCGTCCACCGGCGGATTCACCGACGTGCTCCTGCGCGCCGGTGCGGCGCACGTCGTCGCCGTCGACGTGGGGTACGGCCAACTCGCGTGGTCTCTCCAAAGCGATGAACGCGTCACCGTCAAGGACCGTACGAACGTACGCGAGTTGACGCTCGAAGCGATCGATGGGGAACCAGTGGATCTTGTCGTGGGGGATCTGTCCTTCATCCCGCTCGGTCTCGTGCTGCCCGCCCTTGCGCGGTGCGCGGCACCTGATGCCGACCTGGTGATGATGGTCAAACCACAGTTCGAAGTGGGGAAGGAACGGCTGGGCAGTGGAGGAGTCGTACGCAGTCCCGAACTGCGTGCCGAGGCGGTACGCGGAGTCGCCACCCGCGCAGGGCAGTTGGGGCTCGGGGTGCGGGGCGTGACCGCCAGCCCGCTGCCCGGGCCGAAGGGGAACGTCGAGTACTTTCTGTGGCTGCGGGCCGGCGCACCCGAACTCGACCCGGCCGATGTCGACCGTGCAGTGGCGGAGGGGCCTCGTTGA
- a CDS encoding alkyl sulfatase C-terminal domain-containing protein: MATIEECRSALDKLSDNMAGASGDVREAAALDRSLSCRITDLDVTFVGRLRGGRIEVRDTLQGPPREKAEIRLTMTGDDLLAMVAGELNFAKAWGSGRVKLEAGLRDLFRLRKLL; the protein is encoded by the coding sequence ATGGCCACGATTGAGGAGTGCCGCAGCGCACTCGACAAGCTCTCGGACAACATGGCGGGCGCGAGCGGGGACGTACGCGAGGCGGCGGCCCTGGACCGTTCGCTGAGCTGCCGTATCACCGACCTGGACGTCACCTTCGTAGGACGCCTTCGGGGCGGCCGTATCGAGGTGCGGGACACCCTCCAGGGTCCGCCCCGGGAGAAGGCCGAGATCCGGCTCACCATGACCGGCGACGACCTGCTGGCGATGGTCGCCGGGGAGCTGAACTTCGCGAAGGCGTGGGGCTCGGGCCGGGTGAAACTGGAGGCCGGCCTGCGGGACCTGTTCCGCCTCAGGAAACTCCTGTAG
- a CDS encoding ABC transporter ATP-binding protein, producing MSGPANEPTGSGPVNENVEKGTHTVNRLSAESVTLAYDQRVIAEQLSVEIPDNSFTVIVGPNACGKSTLLRALSRMLKPSEGRVLLDGQVIQSMPAKKVARTLGLLPQSSVAPDGITVADLVGRGRYPHQGILRQWSHDDERIVRESMESTGVAELAGRYVDELSGGQRQRVWIAMALAQQTPLLLLDEPTTYLDIQHQIDVLDLCAELHEEQGRTLVAVLHDLNHAARYATHLIALREGAVIAEGAPGDIVTAGLVEEVFGLRCQVIDDPETGTPLVVPAARKVRSRLATGVS from the coding sequence ATGAGCGGGCCGGCGAACGAGCCGACCGGGAGCGGTCCAGTGAACGAGAACGTCGAGAAGGGCACCCACACCGTGAACCGCCTGTCCGCAGAGAGCGTCACCCTCGCCTACGACCAGCGGGTGATCGCCGAGCAGCTGTCGGTGGAGATCCCCGACAACTCCTTCACCGTCATCGTCGGCCCGAACGCCTGCGGCAAGTCCACGCTGCTGCGGGCCCTGTCGCGGATGCTGAAGCCGAGTGAGGGCCGGGTGCTGCTCGACGGGCAGGTCATCCAGTCGATGCCCGCGAAGAAGGTCGCGCGGACCCTCGGGTTGCTGCCCCAGTCGTCGGTCGCGCCCGACGGGATCACCGTCGCCGACCTGGTGGGCCGGGGCCGCTACCCTCACCAGGGCATCCTGCGCCAGTGGTCCCACGACGACGAGCGGATCGTACGGGAGTCCATGGAGTCGACCGGCGTCGCCGAACTCGCCGGTCGATATGTCGACGAACTCTCCGGCGGCCAGCGCCAGCGCGTGTGGATCGCCATGGCGCTCGCCCAGCAGACACCGCTGCTGCTGCTCGACGAGCCGACGACCTACCTCGACATCCAGCACCAGATCGACGTCCTCGACCTCTGTGCCGAGCTGCACGAGGAACAGGGCCGGACCCTGGTCGCCGTACTGCACGACCTCAATCACGCGGCCCGCTACGCCACACACCTGATCGCGCTGCGCGAGGGCGCCGTCATCGCCGAGGGCGCGCCGGGTGACATCGTCACCGCCGGGCTGGTCGAGGAGGTGTTCGGGCTGCGCTGCCAGGTCATCGACGATCCGGAGACGGGGACGCCACTGGTGGTGCCGGCCGCGCGCAAGGTCCGTAGCAGGCTGGCTACAGGAGTTTCCTGA